The Neisseria sicca genome includes a window with the following:
- a CDS encoding FAD-binding domain-containing protein, which produces MQAHTLVWFRRNLRIRDNAALSAAVKRGLPVAGVWVAQGSSEIPNPRQDWFHYQAAAALHGSLAARGVALYAVNRVEELPALAARLNVRTVIADEAYTSSEIGQDNRIWRILDEQSVAFDRVNDRAIFAKADIMGSHGAPYTDFPHYKEAWLALFRQRFGGRDAGGGHTEIFQTASVEMPSFPAWNGQQDMVSAQRGGEDEAGKQWRHFEENIGFYPIMKDFPARKGTSRLSAYLSAGCISPRVLATEAAGQGADAWLDNWIRRDFYQQLAYHRARIEPESAAESAPFSDDLTERWRQGETGFPLIDAAMRSLKSSGWLHPALRSLTAEFLCGILHQPSEHGIVWFAAQQTDFDPALNEGNWQTAARNARRRSIDIIQTARRLDPDGTFVRRHIPELAHLPVNLVHTPWLASSEIDAHGYPPPVVAA; this is translated from the coding sequence ATGCAAGCACATACATTGGTCTGGTTCCGCCGCAACCTGCGCATACGCGACAACGCCGCATTGTCCGCCGCCGTGAAGCGGGGATTGCCCGTAGCGGGCGTGTGGGTGGCGCAGGGGTCGTCTGAAATCCCCAATCCGCGTCAGGATTGGTTTCATTATCAGGCAGCGGCGGCTTTGCATGGCTCGTTGGCGGCGCGCGGCGTGGCTTTGTATGCGGTGAACCGTGTGGAAGAATTGCCGGCTTTGGCGGCGCGGTTGAACGTTCGTACCGTAATTGCCGACGAAGCCTATACGTCGTCTGAAATCGGGCAAGATAACCGCATTTGGCGGATTTTGGATGAACAAAGCGTTGCGTTCGATCGCGTTAACGACCGTGCCATATTCGCCAAGGCAGACATCATGGGCAGCCACGGTGCGCCTTATACCGACTTCCCGCATTATAAAGAAGCGTGGCTGGCTTTGTTTCGGCAGCGGTTCGGCGGGCGGGATGCGGGAGGCGGACACACTGAAATTTTTCAGACGGCCTCTGTTGAAATGCCGTCATTTCCTGCGTGGAACGGGCAGCAGGATATGGTTTCTGCGCAGCGCGGCGGCGAAGATGAGGCAGGCAAACAATGGCGGCATTTTGAAGAAAATATCGGGTTTTATCCGATTATGAAGGATTTCCCTGCCAGAAAAGGCACCAGCCGCTTGAGCGCGTATCTGAGCGCAGGCTGCATTTCGCCGCGCGTGTTGGCGACTGAAGCCGCAGGGCAGGGTGCAGATGCTTGGTTGGACAACTGGATTCGGCGCGATTTCTATCAGCAGCTTGCTTACCACCGCGCCCGAATCGAGCCTGAATCTGCTGCCGAATCTGCGCCGTTTTCAGACGACCTGACGGAACGCTGGCGGCAGGGGGAAACAGGTTTCCCACTTATCGATGCCGCCATGCGCAGCCTGAAATCGAGCGGCTGGCTGCATCCCGCCCTGCGCTCCCTGACGGCGGAATTTTTGTGCGGCATCCTGCATCAGCCGTCCGAACACGGCATCGTTTGGTTCGCCGCGCAGCAAACCGATTTCGACCCCGCGTTGAACGAAGGCAATTGGCAAACTGCCGCCCGAAATGCCCGCCGACGTTCCATCGATATTATCCAAACCGCCCGCCGGCTTGATCCGGACGGCACATTCGTCCGCCGCCACATCCCTGAATTGGCGCACCTGCCTGTCAACCTCGTCCATACCCCGTGGCTCGCCTCGTCTGAAATTGACGCACACGGCTATCCGCCACCCGTCGTCGCGGCTTAA
- a CDS encoding TerC family protein has protein sequence MTEHPSVGSPLFYGVFFAAVFIMIIIDMLSLKKSGAHKVSVKEAVAWSCVWVAVSCAFAGWLYFELAGNPLYGAVVAKEKTLEFFTGYILEKSLAVDNIFVFLMIFGYFKVSPKYQHRVLLYGVFGAIVLRAIMIFIGAALVQRFEWILYIFGAFLVYTGIHMMKPESEEEDLSQNKILGWLKKVIPVSHQFEGEKFFTVENGKRIATPLLLVLIMIELSDVIFAVDSIPAVFAVTTDPFIVLTSNIFAILGLRAMYFLLADVADRFIFLKYGLAFVLSFIGIKMLIMHWVHIPISISLSVVFGALGASILTSLVYTRQQQK, from the coding sequence ATGACCGAACACCCTTCCGTCGGCTCGCCCCTTTTCTACGGCGTGTTCTTCGCCGCCGTTTTCATCATGATCATCATCGACATGCTCTCGCTTAAAAAAAGCGGTGCGCATAAAGTCAGCGTCAAAGAAGCCGTCGCCTGGAGCTGCGTCTGGGTCGCCGTATCCTGCGCCTTCGCAGGCTGGCTCTATTTCGAGCTGGCAGGCAATCCTCTTTACGGCGCCGTTGTTGCCAAAGAAAAAACCCTCGAATTTTTCACCGGCTACATCCTCGAAAAATCCCTTGCCGTTGACAACATCTTTGTTTTCCTGATGATTTTCGGTTACTTCAAAGTTTCCCCGAAATACCAGCACCGCGTCCTTCTTTACGGCGTGTTCGGCGCCATCGTCCTGCGTGCTATTATGATTTTCATCGGCGCGGCACTGGTGCAGCGGTTCGAATGGATTCTCTACATTTTCGGCGCATTCCTCGTCTATACCGGCATCCATATGATGAAACCGGAATCCGAAGAAGAGGACCTTTCGCAAAACAAGATTTTGGGCTGGCTTAAAAAGGTCATTCCTGTCAGCCATCAGTTTGAAGGCGAAAAATTCTTTACCGTCGAAAACGGCAAGCGCATCGCCACCCCGCTTTTGCTCGTCCTTATCATGATAGAGTTGAGTGACGTCATCTTCGCCGTGGACAGCATTCCCGCCGTCTTCGCCGTAACCACCGACCCCTTCATCGTCCTCACCTCAAACATCTTCGCCATACTCGGGTTGCGTGCCATGTATTTCCTGCTTGCCGATGTCGCCGACCGTTTCATCTTCCTCAAATACGGCCTCGCCTTCGTCTTGAGTTTCATCGGCATCAAAATGCTGATTATGCACTGGGTGCACATCCCCATCTCCATTTCCCTCTCCGTCGTCTTCGGCGCACTGGGCGCATCCATCCTTACATCGCTGGTGTACACGCGTCAGCAGCAGAAATAA
- a CDS encoding IS30 family transposase, producing MSYTQLTQDERYHIQYLSRHCTVTEIAKQLNRHKSTISREIRRHRTQGQQYSAEKAQKQSRTIKQRKRKPYKLDSQLIQHIDTLIRRKLSPEQVCAYLRKHHGITLHHSTIYRYLRQDKSNGGTLWQHLRICSKPYRKRYGSTWTRGKVPNRVGIENRPAIVDQKARIGDWEADTIVGKGQKSALLTLVERVTRYTIICKLDSLKAEDTALAAIRVLRAHKARVHTITMDNGKEFYQHTKIAKALKAETYFCRPYHSWEKGLNENTNGLIRQYFPKQTDFRNISDREIRRVQDELNHRPRKTLGYETPSVLFLNLFQPLVP from the coding sequence ATGAGCTACACACAACTGACCCAAGACGAACGATACCATATCCAATACCTGTCCCGCCACTGCACCGTCACAGAAATCGCCAAACAGCTTAACCGCCACAAAAGCACCATCAGCCGCGAAATCAGACGGCACCGCACCCAAGGGCAGCAATACAGTGCCGAAAAAGCACAGAAGCAGAGCCGGACTATCAAACAGCGTAAGCGAAAGCCCTATAAGCTTGATTCGCAGCTGATTCAACACATCGACACCCTTATCCGCCGCAAACTCAGTCCCGAACAAGTATGCGCCTACCTGCGCAAACATCACGGGATAACACTCCACCACAGCACCATTTACCGCTACCTCCGCCAAGACAAAAGCAACGGCGGCACCTTGTGGCAACACCTCAGAATATGCAGCAAACCCTACCGCAAACGCTACGGCAGCACATGGACCAGAGGCAAAGTGCCCAACCGCGTCGGCATAGAAAACCGACCCGCCATCGTCGACCAGAAAGCCCGCATCGGCGATTGGGAAGCCGACACCATCGTCGGCAAAGGACAGAAAAGCGCATTACTGACCTTGGTCGAACGCGTTACCCGCTACACCATCATCTGCAAATTGGACAGCCTCAAAGCCGAAGACACTGCTCTGGCAGCCATTAGGGTATTAAGGGCACATAAAGCCAGAGTCCACACCATCACCATGGACAACGGTAAAGAATTTTACCAACACACCAAAATAGCCAAAGCATTGAAAGCGGAGACTTATTTTTGCCGCCCCTACCATTCTTGGGAGAAAGGGCTGAATGAGAACACCAACGGACTCATCCGACAATATTTCCCCAAACAAACCGATTTCCGGAACATCAGTGATCGGGAGATACGCAGGGTTCAAGATGAGTTGAACCACCGGCCAAGAAAAACACTTGGCTACGAAACGCCAAGTGTTTTATTCTTGAATCTGTTCCAACCACTAGTACCATAG
- the rseP gene encoding RIP metalloprotease RseP: protein MQTLLAFIFAILILVSLHEFGHYIVARLCGVKVVRFSVGFGKPFFSRKRGDTEWCLAPIPLGGYVKMVDTREGEVAQADLPYAFDKQHPAKRIAIVAAGPLTNLALAVLLYGLSFSFGVTEIRPYVGMVEQNTIASKAGFQPGDKIISVNGVNVGEWEKAQQEIVLNIESGKVNVAVQTTSGQETMRIIDAAGTPEAGKIAKNQGYIGLSPFKITTRVGEMTENSPAEKAGLKKGDKLISADGRDIESWQQWVEIVRQSPGKKIELIYERDGQTVQTTIRPDSIQQPDRTLVGRVGFGPQGDEAWAKEIKREYKPSVAEAFAMGWDKTVNNAWMTVKFFGKLITGNASLNHISGPLTIADVAGKTAQLGFQSYLEFLALVSISLGVLNLLPIPVLDGGHLVFYTAEWIRGKPLSERIQAIGLRLGLAAMLLMMALAFFNDINRLFG from the coding sequence TTGCAAACCCTTCTAGCTTTTATTTTTGCTATCCTGATTTTGGTCAGCCTGCACGAGTTCGGACACTACATCGTCGCCAGATTGTGCGGCGTCAAGGTTGTGCGCTTTTCCGTCGGCTTCGGCAAACCGTTTTTCAGCAGAAAGCGCGGCGACACCGAATGGTGTTTGGCGCCCATCCCCTTGGGCGGCTATGTCAAAATGGTCGATACGCGCGAGGGTGAAGTGGCGCAGGCAGACCTGCCTTACGCCTTCGACAAACAGCATCCCGCCAAACGCATCGCCATCGTCGCCGCAGGCCCGCTGACCAATCTCGCGCTGGCGGTTCTGCTTTACGGTTTGAGTTTTTCCTTCGGCGTTACCGAAATCCGCCCTTATGTCGGCATGGTTGAGCAAAATACCATTGCCTCAAAAGCAGGTTTTCAGCCCGGAGACAAAATTATTTCGGTTAACGGCGTTAACGTCGGCGAGTGGGAAAAAGCCCAGCAAGAAATCGTGTTGAACATCGAGTCAGGCAAGGTAAATGTTGCCGTTCAGACGACCTCGGGACAAGAAACCATGCGGATTATCGATGCCGCAGGCACGCCCGAAGCAGGTAAAATTGCGAAAAACCAAGGCTATATCGGGTTGTCGCCTTTTAAAATCACCACCCGTGTCGGCGAAATGACAGAAAACAGCCCGGCTGAAAAAGCAGGTTTAAAAAAAGGCGACAAGCTGATCAGTGCCGACGGCAGGGACATCGAGTCTTGGCAACAATGGGTGGAAATTGTACGCCAAAGCCCGGGTAAGAAAATCGAATTGATTTATGAGCGCGACGGTCAAACCGTTCAGACGACCATCCGCCCCGACAGCATCCAACAACCCGACAGAACGCTGGTCGGCAGGGTAGGCTTCGGTCCTCAGGGCGACGAAGCGTGGGCAAAAGAAATCAAGCGCGAATATAAGCCGTCTGTCGCAGAAGCATTTGCGATGGGCTGGGACAAAACCGTCAACAACGCTTGGATGACGGTAAAATTCTTCGGAAAACTGATTACAGGCAATGCCTCCCTGAACCATATTTCAGGCCCGCTGACCATTGCCGACGTCGCCGGAAAAACGGCACAGCTGGGGTTTCAAAGCTATTTGGAATTTCTCGCATTGGTCAGCATTAGTTTAGGCGTGTTGAACTTGTTGCCCATCCCCGTGTTGGACGGCGGGCATTTGGTGTTCTACACTGCCGAATGGATACGCGGAAAGCCCTTGAGCGAGCGCATACAGGCAATCGGCCTGCGCCTCGGACTGGCTGCCATGCTGTTAATGATGGCACTGGCTTTCTTTAATGACATCAACCGTTTGTTTGGATAA
- the frr gene encoding ribosome recycling factor: MINDIQKTAESKMQRSVEVLKENLAKVRTGRAHTGLLDQVEVEYWGSMVPVSQVANVTLLDARTIGVKPFESNMAAKVEKAIRDSNLGLNPAAVGDLIRVPMPMLTEERRKDLIKVVRSEAEEGRVSIRNVRRDANDHIKKLLKDKEISEDEARRGEEAVQKLTDKYIAEADKTLAAKEEDLMAI, from the coding sequence ATGATTAACGATATTCAAAAAACAGCGGAAAGCAAAATGCAGCGCTCGGTAGAAGTGCTGAAAGAGAATTTGGCGAAAGTGCGTACCGGCCGTGCGCATACCGGTCTGTTGGACCAAGTGGAAGTCGAATACTGGGGCAGCATGGTTCCGGTCAGCCAAGTGGCCAACGTGACGCTTCTGGACGCGCGCACCATCGGCGTAAAACCTTTTGAAAGCAATATGGCGGCCAAAGTCGAGAAAGCCATCCGCGATTCAAACTTGGGTCTGAACCCGGCAGCCGTCGGCGATTTGATCCGCGTGCCTATGCCCATGCTGACCGAAGAGCGCCGTAAAGATTTGATTAAAGTCGTACGCAGCGAGGCGGAAGAAGGACGCGTGTCCATCCGCAACGTGCGCCGCGATGCGAACGATCACATCAAAAAACTCTTGAAAGACAAAGAAATTTCCGAAGACGAGGCACGTCGCGGCGAAGAAGCGGTTCAAAAACTGACCGACAAATACATCGCCGAAGCCGATAAAACGCTGGCTGCCAAAGAAGAAGATTTGATGGCGATTTAA
- a CDS encoding isoprenyl transferase: MKSSTQTILEHTSVPKHIAVIMDGNGRWAKKRFLPRVMGHKRGLDALENMVKHCAKLGVQYLTVFAFSTENWRRPEDEVSFLMGLFLQALQKQVRRLHENNMCLKVLGSRERFNQQILQGIEEAEALTANNTGLTLSIAADYGGRWDILQAANKLIAEGVSEITEDALAKHLMLGDAPEPDLFIRTGGETRISNFLLWQMAYAELYFTDTLWPDFDSKALDDAVASFQKRERRFGRTSEQLPVEQQRG; encoded by the coding sequence ATGAAGAGCAGCACGCAGACCATTTTGGAACATACTTCGGTTCCGAAGCATATCGCCGTGATTATGGACGGCAACGGCCGTTGGGCGAAAAAGCGATTCCTTCCCCGCGTGATGGGGCATAAACGCGGCTTGGACGCGTTGGAAAATATGGTAAAGCATTGCGCCAAACTGGGTGTGCAATATCTGACCGTGTTTGCCTTTTCGACTGAAAACTGGCGCCGCCCCGAAGACGAAGTGTCGTTCCTGATGGGGCTGTTTTTGCAGGCTTTGCAAAAGCAGGTGCGCCGTCTGCACGAAAACAATATGTGCCTGAAGGTGTTGGGCAGCCGCGAACGTTTCAACCAGCAGATTCTGCAAGGCATAGAAGAAGCGGAAGCGTTGACGGCAAACAATACCGGCCTGACCCTGAGCATCGCCGCGGATTACGGCGGCCGCTGGGATATTTTGCAGGCGGCAAACAAACTGATTGCCGAAGGCGTATCTGAGATTACGGAAGACGCGCTGGCGAAACACTTGATGCTGGGCGATGCGCCTGAGCCGGATTTGTTTATCCGCACCGGTGGCGAAACGCGCATCAGCAATTTCTTGCTTTGGCAGATGGCGTATGCCGAACTTTATTTTACCGATACCCTGTGGCCCGATTTTGACAGCAAAGCCTTAGACGATGCAGTCGCCTCGTTCCAAAAACGCGAACGACGCTTCGGGCGCACTTCGGAACAGCTGCCGGTAGAGCAGCAAAGGGGTTAA
- the ispC gene encoding 1-deoxy-D-xylulose-5-phosphate reductoisomerase, which produces MTPQVLTILGSTGSIGESTLDVVSRHPEKFRVFALAGHKQVEKLAAQCQTFRPEYAVVADAEHAARLEALLKRDGAATQVLHGAQALVDVASADEVSGVMCAIVGAAGLPSALAAAQKGKTIYLANKETLVVSGALFMETARTNGAAVLPIDSEHNAIFQVLPRDYTGRLNEHGIRSIILTASGGPFLTADLGTFDSITPAQAVKHPNWSMGRKISVDSATMMNKGLELIEAHWLFNCPPDKLEVVIHPQSVIHSMVRYRDGSVLAQLGNPDMRTPIAYCLGLPERINSGVGDLDFDALSALTFQKPDFDRFPCLKLAYEAMNAGGAAPCVLNAANEAAVAAFLDGQIKFTDIAKTVAHCLAQDFSDDLGNIENLLAQDAVTRRQAQEFIAALG; this is translated from the coding sequence ATGACACCACAAGTCCTGACCATATTAGGCAGTACCGGCAGCATAGGCGAAAGCACGCTGGATGTTGTCTCCCGCCACCCCGAAAAATTCCGCGTATTCGCGCTGGCGGGGCATAAGCAGGTTGAGAAACTGGCGGCTCAATGTCAAACGTTCCGCCCCGAATATGCCGTCGTTGCCGATGCCGAACACGCCGCCCGGCTTGAAGCCCTGTTGAAACGCGACGGCGCGGCGACGCAGGTTTTACACGGCGCGCAGGCATTGGTTGACGTTGCGTCTGCCGATGAAGTCAGCGGTGTCATGTGCGCCATTGTCGGAGCGGCGGGCCTGCCTTCTGCGCTGGCGGCGGCGCAAAAAGGCAAAACCATTTATCTGGCGAACAAAGAGACGCTGGTGGTTTCCGGCGCGTTGTTTATGGAAACCGCCCGCACAAACGGCGCGGCAGTGTTGCCCATCGACAGCGAACACAACGCCATTTTCCAAGTTTTGCCGCGCGATTACACAGGTCGTCTGAACGAACACGGCATCCGCTCGATTATCCTGACCGCTTCCGGCGGCCCGTTTCTGACGGCCGATTTAGGCACGTTCGACAGCATTACGCCCGCGCAAGCGGTCAAACACCCCAATTGGAGCATGGGGCGCAAAATCTCCGTCGATTCCGCCACCATGATGAACAAAGGTTTGGAGCTGATTGAAGCGCATTGGCTGTTCAACTGCCCGCCTGATAAACTCGAAGTCGTTATCCATCCGCAGTCCGTGATACACAGCATGGTACGCTACCGCGACGGCTCCGTGCTGGCGCAACTGGGCAATCCCGATATGCGTACGCCCATCGCTTATTGTTTGGGCTTGCCGGAACGCATCAATTCGGGTGTCGGCGACCTGGATTTCGACGCATTGTCTGCGTTGACCTTCCAAAAGCCCGACTTTGACCGCTTCCCTTGTCTGAAGCTCGCCTATGAAGCCATGAACGCGGGCGGAGCCGCGCCCTGCGTCTTGAACGCCGCCAACGAAGCCGCTGTCGCCGCCTTCTTAGACGGGCAGATTAAGTTTACCGACATTGCCAAAACCGTCGCCCACTGTCTCGCACAAGACTTTTCAGACGACCTCGGCAACATCGAAAACCTGCTGGCGCAAGACGCCGTTACCCGCAGACAGGCGCAGGAATTTATCGCCGCATTGGGATAA
- the proB gene encoding glutamate 5-kinase yields the protein MSLQNLSNIRTLVVKVGSSLVTAGGKGIDQAALDRWAAQIAELGKQGVQTVLVSSGAIAEGIKRLGWSKRPTAINELQAAAAVGQTGIAQAYETAFAPHGIRTAQVLLTHDDLSNRTRYLNARSTLQTLLSKGIVPVINENDTVTTDEIKLGDNDTLGALVTNLIEADALVLLTDQKGLYDSDPRKNPQAKLIPTIAADHPDLESMAGGAGSSVGTGGMYTKVTAAKRAALSGAATVVAWGGEPDVLVRLKQGESIGTLFTSAHSRVAARKQWLLGHVQTAGSLTVDSGAAKALTEQHASLLPVGCIRADGHFHRGELVAILDTDGKEIARGLTNYSSGETAKILQTPSERIAEKLGYAHEDELIHRDNMASHW from the coding sequence ATGTCCCTGCAAAATCTCTCCAATATCCGCACCCTTGTCGTCAAAGTCGGCTCCAGCCTCGTTACCGCGGGCGGCAAAGGCATAGACCAAGCCGCACTCGACCGCTGGGCGGCGCAAATCGCCGAACTGGGCAAACAAGGCGTGCAAACCGTCCTCGTTTCCAGCGGCGCCATCGCCGAAGGCATCAAACGGCTGGGCTGGAGCAAACGCCCCACCGCCATCAATGAGCTGCAAGCCGCCGCAGCCGTCGGGCAAACCGGCATCGCCCAAGCCTACGAAACCGCGTTCGCACCGCACGGCATCCGCACCGCCCAAGTCCTGCTCACCCACGACGACCTGAGCAACCGCACCCGCTACCTCAACGCCCGCAGCACCCTGCAAACCCTGTTGTCCAAAGGCATCGTTCCCGTCATCAACGAAAACGACACCGTGACCACCGACGAAATCAAGCTCGGCGACAACGACACCCTCGGCGCGCTCGTGACCAACCTCATCGAAGCCGACGCACTCGTCCTTCTGACCGACCAAAAAGGCCTGTACGACAGCGACCCGCGCAAAAATCCGCAAGCCAAACTGATTCCGACCATAGCAGCCGACCATCCCGACCTCGAAAGCATGGCGGGCGGCGCGGGCAGCAGCGTCGGCACAGGCGGCATGTACACCAAAGTAACCGCCGCCAAACGCGCCGCACTCAGCGGAGCCGCCACCGTCGTCGCATGGGGCGGCGAACCCGACGTCCTCGTCCGCCTCAAACAAGGCGAAAGCATAGGCACGCTCTTTACCAGCGCGCACAGCCGCGTCGCCGCCCGCAAACAATGGCTGCTCGGACACGTCCAAACTGCCGGCAGCCTGACCGTCGATAGCGGCGCGGCAAAAGCCCTGACCGAACAGCACGCCAGCCTGCTGCCCGTCGGCTGCATCCGCGCGGACGGACATTTCCACCGCGGCGAACTCGTCGCCATCCTCGATACCGACGGCAAAGAAATCGCCCGCGGCCTCACCAATTACAGCAGCGGCGAAACCGCCAAAATCCTGCAAACCCCGTCCGAGCGCATCGCCGAAAAATTAGGCTACGCCCACGAAGACGAACTCATCCACCGCGACAATATGGCGTCGCATTGGTAG
- a CDS encoding phosphatidate cytidylyltransferase: MLKQRIITALWMLPLMLGMLFYAPQWLWAAFCGLISLVTLWEYSRMSGLEKLKTNHYLAATLVFGVIAYAGGWTLPDIVWYAVLVFWLVVMPLWLKFKWKLNGGWQAYTVGWLLVMPFWFALMSLRPHPDYALSLLAVMGLVWVADVFAYFSGKAFGKHKIAPTVSPGKSWEGAIGGAICVAVYMTVVWWAGWLTFDAGWLNTVLIGLVLTVVSVCGDLLESWLKRAVGIKDSSNLLPGHGGVFDRVDSLIAVISVYAAFESLF, from the coding sequence ATGTTGAAACAACGGATTATCACGGCGCTGTGGATGCTGCCGTTGATGCTCGGTATGCTGTTTTACGCGCCGCAATGGCTGTGGGCGGCATTTTGCGGATTGATTTCTCTGGTTACGCTGTGGGAATACTCTCGCATGAGCGGATTGGAGAAACTGAAAACCAATCATTATCTCGCCGCGACGCTGGTGTTCGGCGTCATCGCCTACGCAGGCGGTTGGACGCTGCCGGATATCGTTTGGTACGCTGTTTTGGTGTTTTGGCTGGTCGTCATGCCTTTGTGGCTGAAATTCAAATGGAAATTGAACGGCGGCTGGCAGGCTTATACCGTCGGCTGGCTTTTGGTCATGCCGTTTTGGTTCGCACTCATGTCCCTGCGTCCGCATCCCGATTATGCCTTGTCGCTGCTTGCCGTGATGGGTTTGGTGTGGGTTGCCGATGTTTTCGCGTATTTCAGCGGCAAAGCGTTCGGCAAACACAAAATCGCACCGACCGTCAGCCCCGGCAAAAGCTGGGAAGGCGCAATCGGCGGCGCGATTTGCGTGGCAGTGTACATGACTGTGGTGTGGTGGGCCGGTTGGCTCACGTTTGACGCAGGCTGGCTCAATACCGTGTTAATCGGTTTGGTGTTGACTGTTGTCAGCGTCTGCGGCGACCTGTTGGAAAGCTGGCTCAAACGCGCGGTGGGCATCAAGGACAGCAGCAATCTGCTGCCCGGACACGGTGGCGTGTTCGACCGCGTGGACAGCCTGATTGCCGTCATCAGCGTCTATGCCGCCTTTGAAAGCTTGTTCTGA
- a CDS encoding FUSC family protein: MNASQRERFVKRWLNSYERYRYRRLIHAVRLGLAVLFATLLAKLLHLQHGEWIGMTVFVVLGMLQFQGAIYSKAVERMLGTVIGLGAGLTLLWLNQHYFHGGILFYLTVGTASAAAGWAAVGKNGYVPMLAGLTMCMLIGDNSNNWLDSGLMRAMNVLIGAAIAIVAAKLLPLRSTLMWRFMLADNLTECGKMIAEISNGKRMTRERLEQNMVKMRQINARMVKSRSHLAATSGESHISPAMMEAMQHAHRKIVNTTELLLTTAAKLQAPTLNEHEIRLLDRHFNRLQRDLRLTVRLIKGHYARRIRIDTSINPELGKLAARLHYEWQGFLWLSTNMRNEISALVILLQRSRRKWLDKHELQRLREHLRETREGDLEEEVV; encoded by the coding sequence ATGAACGCCTCACAACGCGAACGCTTCGTCAAACGCTGGCTCAATTCCTACGAACGCTACCGCTACCGCCGTCTCATACACGCCGTCCGGCTCGGACTTGCCGTACTGTTTGCCACCCTGCTCGCCAAACTCCTCCACCTCCAACACGGCGAATGGATAGGCATGACCGTGTTCGTCGTACTCGGCATGCTCCAATTTCAAGGCGCGATTTACTCCAAAGCCGTCGAACGCATGCTCGGTACCGTCATCGGTTTGGGCGCAGGCCTGACCCTGTTGTGGCTCAACCAGCACTACTTCCACGGCGGCATTCTCTTTTACCTGACCGTCGGCACCGCCAGCGCAGCCGCAGGTTGGGCGGCGGTCGGCAAAAACGGCTACGTCCCCATGCTTGCCGGACTGACCATGTGCATGCTCATCGGCGACAACAGCAACAACTGGCTCGACAGCGGGCTTATGCGCGCCATGAACGTCCTGATCGGTGCCGCCATCGCCATTGTCGCCGCCAAACTCCTTCCCCTGCGCTCCACGCTCATGTGGCGGTTTATGCTTGCCGACAACCTGACCGAATGCGGCAAAATGATTGCCGAAATCAGCAACGGCAAACGCATGACCCGCGAGCGGCTGGAGCAAAACATGGTCAAAATGCGCCAAATCAACGCCCGCATGGTCAAAAGCCGCAGCCACCTCGCTGCTACATCAGGCGAAAGCCACATCAGCCCCGCCATGATGGAAGCCATGCAGCACGCCCACCGCAAAATCGTCAACACCACCGAGCTGCTCCTCACCACCGCCGCCAAGCTGCAAGCCCCCACCCTCAACGAACACGAAATCCGCCTGCTCGACCGCCATTTCAACCGCCTCCAACGCGACCTGCGCCTGACCGTCCGCCTCATCAAAGGCCACTATGCCCGCCGCATCCGCATCGACACCTCCATCAATCCCGAGCTGGGCAAACTCGCCGCCCGCCTCCATTACGAATGGCAAGGCTTCCTCTGGCTCAGCACCAATATGCGCAACGAAATTTCCGCACTCGTCATCCTCCTGCAACGCAGCCGCCGCAAGTGGCTGGACAAACACGAACTCCAACGCCTGCGCGAACACCTGCGCGAAACCCGCGAAGGCGATTTGGAAGAAGAGGTCGTCTGA
- a CDS encoding CopD family copper resistance protein: protein MSLYAIAHIIHLYCAIAFVGGVFFEMLVLSVMHTSRVSRESRREVERAMSYRAVRVMPPVVITLFISGIVMAFNRYLPFLSEPFATSLGTLLTLKILLAVSVLVHFAIAVVKMARHTLTVGWSKYIHAVVFSHMLFIVFFAKAMFYLSW from the coding sequence ATGAGTCTCTACGCCATCGCCCACATCATCCACCTCTATTGCGCCATCGCCTTTGTCGGCGGCGTATTTTTCGAAATGCTGGTTTTGTCCGTCATGCACACCAGCCGCGTCTCGCGCGAATCGCGCCGCGAAGTCGAACGCGCCATGTCCTACCGCGCCGTCCGCGTTATGCCGCCCGTCGTCATTACGCTTTTCATCAGCGGCATCGTCATGGCATTCAACCGCTACCTGCCCTTCTTGAGCGAACCCTTCGCCACCTCACTCGGCACGCTCCTCACCCTCAAAATCCTGTTGGCAGTCAGCGTCCTCGTCCATTTCGCCATCGCCGTCGTCAAAATGGCGCGGCACACCCTGACCGTCGGCTGGTCCAAATACATCCACGCCGTCGTGTTTTCCCATATGCTGTTTATCGTATTTTTCGCCAAAGCTATGTTCTACCTGTCTTGGTAA